A DNA window from Methanobacterium sp. Maddingley MBC34 contains the following coding sequences:
- a CDS encoding mannose-6-phosphate isomerase (PFAM: Cupin domain): protein MDVVQLEKSPVVDTPHKVDVRKLYDTENAMTVHITLKPGESLKKHITPVDVFFYVLEGKGIVEIGEEKKEVEKDVLVNSPAGIPHCWYNESAETLRFLVVKVPRPTTETKLL from the coding sequence ATGGATGTAGTTCAATTGGAAAAAAGTCCGGTGGTTGACACTCCCCATAAAGTAGATGTCAGGAAGTTATACGATACTGAAAATGCAATGACAGTGCATATAACACTTAAACCCGGAGAGTCACTTAAAAAACATATAACTCCAGTGGATGTTTTCTTCTATGTTTTAGAAGGTAAAGGCATAGTAGAAATAGGGGAAGAGAAAAAGGAAGTTGAAAAAGATGTGTTAGTAAATAGCCCTGCAGGTATTCCGCACTGCTGGTATAATGAGAGTGCTGAGACACTACGCTTTCTGGTAGTTAAGGTTCCCAGACCCACAACTGAAACCAAACTATTGTAG
- a CDS encoding hydroxylamine reductase (PFAM: Prismane/CO dehydrogenase family~TIGRFAM: hydroxylamine reductase), producing MGFIDLFKKPKKVESNEGGNKMEKKDALDMFCYQCSQTARETGCTVVGVCGKQPTVARLQDNLLFAIKGISAYLYHARELGYTDDEVDAFLEKGFFTTLTNVNFDPEDLVKLALEAGQMNIKTMQLLKKAHIETYGEPVPTEVPVGSIKGPGIIVTGHSLQNLEELLKQTEGKGINIYTHSEMLPAHGYPGLKKYKHLVGQLGGPWFDQKQTFSKYPVAILGTSNCVLLPKDEYKERMFTSGVAQLPGVQHIDDNDFTPVIEKALELPEMEDEPRDTVLTTGFGASTVLSLAPKIKELVEAGKIKQFILVGGCDSPKPQAKYYTEFVEKLPKEAVVLTLACGKYRFNDMDLGDIEGVPRLIDLGQCNDAIVAVDIAVALTELFGVELNELPLTIVLSWMEQKAAAILWSLLALNIKGMYIGPILPAWANDDILKVLVENYDLKPIGDPEEDIKAIMG from the coding sequence ATGGGATTCATTGACTTATTTAAAAAACCTAAAAAGGTTGAAAGTAATGAAGGAGGAAATAAAATGGAGAAAAAAGATGCATTAGATATGTTCTGTTACCAGTGCTCACAAACTGCCCGTGAAACTGGTTGTACCGTTGTAGGAGTATGTGGAAAACAACCCACTGTGGCCCGACTGCAGGACAACCTGCTATTTGCCATAAAAGGAATATCAGCTTATCTATACCATGCCCGTGAACTGGGATATACTGATGATGAGGTGGACGCCTTCCTGGAAAAGGGTTTCTTCACCACCCTGACCAATGTCAACTTCGACCCAGAGGACCTTGTGAAGCTGGCTCTGGAAGCAGGTCAAATGAACATCAAAACCATGCAGCTACTAAAAAAAGCCCATATTGAAACCTACGGTGAACCCGTACCCACCGAAGTGCCTGTTGGATCCATTAAAGGTCCTGGTATCATAGTCACCGGACACAGCCTCCAAAACCTGGAAGAACTCCTAAAACAGACCGAAGGAAAGGGAATTAACATATACACCCACTCTGAAATGTTACCCGCCCACGGATACCCTGGACTTAAAAAATACAAACACCTCGTTGGACAGCTGGGAGGCCCCTGGTTTGACCAGAAACAGACCTTCTCCAAATACCCTGTGGCCATCCTGGGAACTTCAAACTGTGTACTCTTACCTAAAGATGAATACAAAGAAAGAATGTTCACCAGTGGGGTAGCCCAGTTACCTGGAGTGCAACATATAGATGACAATGATTTCACCCCAGTAATTGAAAAAGCCCTGGAGCTTCCTGAAATGGAAGATGAACCACGAGACACCGTTTTAACCACTGGATTTGGAGCTTCAACCGTCCTATCCCTCGCTCCAAAAATTAAAGAACTGGTGGAAGCTGGTAAAATAAAACAGTTCATCCTGGTTGGTGGATGTGACTCTCCAAAACCTCAGGCAAAATACTACACCGAATTTGTGGAGAAACTCCCTAAAGAAGCAGTAGTTCTGACACTGGCATGTGGAAAATACCGTTTCAACGACATGGATTTAGGGGATATTGAAGGAGTACCCCGACTGATAGACCTGGGACAGTGTAACGATGCCATAGTGGCAGTAGATATTGCAGTGGCCCTAACAGAACTATTCGGTGTGGAACTCAATGAACTGCCATTAACCATTGTTCTGAGCTGGATGGAACAAAAAGCAGCTGCAATTCTCTGGAGTTTACTGGCCCTGAACATTAAAGGAATGTACATTGGACCTATTCTCCCTGCATGGGCCAACGATGACATCCTGAAAGTTCTGGTAGAAAACTACGACTTGAAACCAATCGGAGATCCAGAAGAAGACATCAAAGCTATAATGGGGTAA
- a CDS encoding PAS domain S-box (PFAM: Histidine kinase; Histidine kinase-, DNA gyrase B-, and HSP90-like ATPase; PAS fold~TIGRFAM: PAS domain S-box): protein MLDENKSKEELIDELSELKAILKSKDESTKKIIENERILSQTALELVDLPPSADLYDFIAKKLNNLLENSIIAITVYDNRSDSFHLRAVQGRSKKLNDFAQKISGKELNEIKVPLSSFNEAYPEESKNLILSGRLIKIENGLYQVLCGKLPQKLARTVETIMDLGYVYGTGFKSKGKLHGTVNIFLKKGSTLEDGELLQSLINLFAVAMQRRKAESDLEESERKYRKIFENVQDVFYQTDINGKIIEMSPSIERYSGFSRDYLIGRQVETVYQNPEDRDKMLKMIQEKGEVNDYELLLKNKYGKTVYASVNAHFLWDDNNQPVGVEGSLRDIEERKMVERALEESEAKYRTIFENISDVFYQTNMEGIITEISPSIERYSGHNPEELIGQPVEMVYLNPDDRKHLLTAIDKKGEVVDYELQLKTKTGDLIYASTNAHFLLDSHNQPIGVEGLLRDVSQRKKAEETLIDTKRRLRIALDLAKMGSWEYDVESDMFTFDDQFYSLYRTTAEKEGGSQMSSKTYAAKFIPPEEASVVAEEIERVLSTDDPNYSNEIEHVIVRADGEKRVIVVRNGIEKDEYGNTIKILGVNQDITELKKAQNEINKTLKEKEMLLKEIHHRVKNNLMVISSLLNLQSKYIYDEEARDIFRESQNRAKSMALIHERLYRSTDLKRIDFGDYIRTLSNDLYHTYMPEKSRININMDLENLMVDINTTVPLGLIVNELITNSMKHAFKEGEGEINIIFHKKGDEFTLIIGDNGVGLPADLDFRNTETLGLQLVNNLTAQIDGAIELERSHGTRFKITFKEQYN, encoded by the coding sequence ATGTTGGATGAAAACAAATCCAAGGAAGAACTCATTGATGAATTAAGTGAATTAAAGGCTATTTTAAAATCTAAGGATGAATCCACTAAAAAAATTATTGAAAACGAGCGAATTTTATCACAAACTGCTTTAGAACTGGTTGATCTACCTCCCAGTGCAGATCTATATGATTTTATAGCCAAAAAATTGAATAATTTGCTTGAAAACTCTATTATTGCTATTACGGTGTACGACAATCGTTCCGATAGTTTTCACCTTCGTGCTGTCCAGGGGAGGAGTAAAAAATTAAATGATTTTGCCCAAAAAATTTCAGGCAAGGAACTTAATGAAATAAAAGTTCCCCTAAGCTCCTTTAATGAAGCTTACCCTGAAGAGTCAAAGAATCTGATTCTCAGTGGCAGGCTTATCAAAATTGAAAACGGATTATACCAGGTTCTTTGTGGCAAATTACCCCAAAAATTAGCCAGAACAGTGGAAACTATTATGGATTTAGGGTATGTTTATGGTACTGGATTTAAATCAAAGGGAAAGCTTCACGGAACTGTCAACATATTCCTTAAAAAGGGCAGCACACTGGAAGATGGGGAACTATTACAATCTTTAATCAATCTTTTTGCAGTGGCAATGCAGCGAAGAAAGGCTGAAAGCGATCTGGAAGAAAGTGAAAGAAAATACAGGAAAATTTTCGAGAATGTCCAGGATGTATTTTATCAAACAGATATTAATGGAAAAATAATAGAAATGAGTCCATCCATTGAAAGATATTCTGGATTTTCCAGGGATTATCTAATTGGAAGGCAGGTTGAAACTGTTTACCAAAACCCTGAAGATAGAGATAAGATGTTAAAAATGATTCAGGAAAAAGGGGAGGTAAATGATTACGAATTGCTGCTGAAAAATAAATATGGAAAAACTGTTTATGCTTCGGTAAATGCCCATTTTCTTTGGGATGATAATAATCAACCAGTGGGGGTTGAAGGGTCACTACGGGATATTGAAGAACGAAAAATGGTGGAAAGGGCACTGGAAGAAAGTGAAGCAAAGTACAGGACTATCTTTGAAAATATCTCGGATGTTTTCTACCAGACTAATATGGAAGGCATAATAACTGAAATCAGCCCATCTATCGAAAGATATTCTGGTCACAATCCTGAAGAACTTATAGGTCAACCCGTAGAAATGGTTTATCTTAACCCTGATGATAGAAAACATTTATTGACCGCCATTGATAAAAAAGGCGAAGTTGTTGATTATGAACTTCAATTGAAAACCAAAACCGGTGATTTGATATACGCATCAACCAATGCTCATTTTTTATTGGACTCCCATAACCAACCCATAGGAGTTGAAGGTTTATTAAGAGATGTATCCCAGAGGAAAAAGGCCGAGGAAACCTTAATTGATACCAAGCGTCGCCTTAGAATAGCCCTGGATCTAGCTAAAATGGGTAGCTGGGAGTACGATGTTGAATCAGATATGTTCACATTCGATGATCAATTTTATTCCCTTTACCGCACCACTGCTGAGAAAGAGGGGGGTTCACAAATGTCATCTAAAACTTATGCTGCTAAATTCATCCCCCCAGAGGAAGCTTCGGTGGTTGCAGAGGAAATTGAAAGGGTTTTATCCACTGATGATCCCAACTATTCCAACGAGATAGAACATGTTATTGTCCGTGCTGATGGCGAAAAAAGGGTAATTGTTGTTCGCAATGGAATTGAAAAAGATGAATATGGGAACACCATAAAAATTTTAGGAGTAAATCAAGATATAACTGAGCTTAAAAAAGCGCAAAATGAGATAAATAAAACTTTAAAAGAAAAAGAAATGTTATTGAAGGAGATTCATCATCGGGTTAAAAATAATTTAATGGTCATATCCAGTTTACTGAATCTCCAGTCAAAATATATTTATGATGAAGAAGCACGGGATATATTCAGGGAAAGCCAGAACCGTGCCAAGTCTATGGCACTCATACATGAGAGATTATATCGATCCACTGATCTTAAAAGAATTGACTTTGGGGATTACATCCGAACATTAAGCAATGATCTTTACCACACCTACATGCCTGAAAAGAGCCGTATAAATATTAACATGGATTTAGAAAATTTAATGGTTGATATAAACACTACAGTTCCTTTAGGACTTATTGTGAATGAGTTAATCACCAATTCCATGAAACACGCCTTTAAAGAAGGTGAAGGCGAAATTAATATAATATTTCATAAAAAAGGCGATGAATTTACTCTAATAATAGGGGATAATGGTGTAGGCTTACCTGCAGATCTTGATTTCAGAAACACGGAAACACTGGGTTTACAGTTGGTAAATAATTTAACAGCCCAGATTGATGGCGCAATTGAACTAGAACGCAGCCACGGGACTCGGTTTAAGATAACATTTAAAGAACAATACAATTAA
- a CDS encoding PAS domain S-box (PFAM: Histidine kinase-, DNA gyrase B-, and HSP90-like ATPase; His Kinase A (phosphoacceptor) domain; PAS fold~TIGRFAM: PAS domain S-box), with the protein MKTRIDEYLHFEIIYFWWNGIIKHSEEKNLREKAEKLLNQKIKGFDIPEDISDLIHELQVHQIELEMQNDELRKSQLKLQTSQDKYFELYNFAPTSYFTLDENEIIKDVNLATVALLGVEKINLINNAFITFIAPESRNKFFQLVKSVKDNKDRKKCELNLLKNKKLIPIIAGIKYLPDEMGGFKSLLITVVDITEIKKAEIKLKATLENLEDQVKERNKELLLANNYNRNLIETSLDPLVTIGQDGTITDVNIATEKVTGYKREELIGTDFADYFTNPQDAKDGYQQVFQKGVVKDYPLDIKNKDGSLTPVLYNASVYKDEIGEVIGVFAAARDITEQKKAEKKLMEYWESLEEQVKQLTEELAKSNADLKQFAYIASHDLREPLRMITTFLQLLERRYGDQLDDDAQEFIGFAVDGAKRLDKMIMDLLEYSSVVNQELIFNDINFEEVLNEVILNLNVVISENNAIITYENLPVMRADENLMILLFQNLISNAIKYRSNENPKIIVSAFKEGDHHVFLVKDNGIGIDPKHLNHIFTIFKRLHAHNEYEGSGIGLSIVHRIVHQHGGEIWVESEPEKGSTFKFTIRN; encoded by the coding sequence ATGAAAACAAGAATCGATGAATATTTACACTTTGAAATTATTTATTTTTGGTGGAATGGTATCATTAAACATTCTGAAGAAAAAAATTTGAGGGAAAAGGCCGAGAAATTGTTAAACCAGAAAATTAAAGGCTTTGATATTCCGGAGGATATTAGTGACCTAATCCATGAACTTCAGGTTCACCAGATTGAACTGGAAATGCAGAATGACGAGTTAAGAAAATCCCAACTGAAACTTCAAACTTCACAAGATAAGTATTTTGAGCTTTATAATTTCGCACCAACCAGTTATTTCACTTTAGATGAAAATGAGATCATAAAGGATGTTAATTTGGCAACTGTCGCCTTACTAGGGGTGGAAAAAATTAATCTAATAAACAATGCTTTCATTACTTTTATCGCCCCTGAATCACGTAACAAATTTTTCCAACTGGTTAAAAGTGTTAAAGACAATAAAGATAGGAAAAAATGCGAATTGAATCTCTTAAAGAATAAAAAACTGATCCCGATTATCGCAGGAATTAAATATCTTCCGGATGAGATGGGAGGATTTAAATCACTTTTAATAACTGTTGTTGATATTACTGAAATTAAAAAAGCAGAAATTAAACTAAAAGCGACTTTAGAGAATCTTGAGGATCAGGTTAAAGAACGTAACAAAGAACTGTTATTAGCTAATAATTATAACCGTAATCTGATTGAAACATCATTAGATCCATTGGTAACAATAGGGCAAGATGGTACCATTACAGATGTGAATATAGCTACGGAAAAAGTAACTGGTTATAAACGTGAGGAACTGATAGGTACTGATTTCGCAGATTACTTTACCAATCCCCAAGATGCTAAGGATGGATATCAACAAGTTTTCCAGAAAGGGGTGGTGAAGGATTATCCATTGGATATCAAAAATAAGGATGGTAGTTTAACTCCAGTTTTATATAATGCTTCAGTATACAAGGATGAGATTGGTGAAGTTATTGGAGTTTTTGCTGCTGCCCGTGACATCACCGAACAAAAAAAAGCAGAAAAAAAGCTCATGGAATACTGGGAAAGTCTGGAAGAACAGGTTAAACAACTCACAGAAGAACTTGCAAAATCTAATGCTGATCTAAAACAATTCGCCTACATAGCTTCCCATGATCTAAGAGAACCTTTGAGAATGATAACTACTTTTTTACAATTATTGGAGCGTCGTTATGGAGATCAGTTAGATGATGATGCCCAGGAATTCATAGGTTTTGCTGTGGATGGAGCTAAACGTTTGGATAAAATGATCATGGATTTATTGGAATATTCAAGTGTAGTCAACCAAGAATTAATCTTCAATGACATAAATTTTGAAGAAGTCCTAAATGAGGTTATTTTGAACCTTAACGTTGTAATTAGTGAGAATAATGCCATTATAACCTATGAAAACTTACCGGTGATGAGAGCTGATGAGAATCTGATGATCTTGTTATTCCAGAATCTTATCTCTAACGCTATCAAGTATCGCAGCAATGAAAACCCTAAAATTATTGTTTCTGCTTTTAAAGAAGGGGATCATCATGTTTTTCTTGTTAAAGATAATGGAATAGGTATTGATCCTAAACATTTGAACCATATTTTCACCATTTTCAAGAGATTACACGCCCATAATGAGTATGAAGGGTCTGGGATTGGTCTTTCTATTGTCCATAGGATTGTTCATCAACATGGTGGCGAAATATGGGTAGAATCCGAACCAGAAAAAGGCAGTACATTCAAATTTACCATAAGAAATTAG
- a CDS encoding putative ATPase (AAA+ superfamily) (PFAM: ATPase family associated with various cellular activities (AAA)) has protein sequence MKLNNITPDPIVSEKKTSTGLEEIRKETKMVVLQSIGYPFLCNLVENPKIEIFDNELFELYAREQWVGYTVKEGSFLFDQKLLPDFAFKVIKAHPDDSRITQNTSILLMEVEEVREIKKIESNLKMSDVIGQERAKTKCKIITKYLQEPETFQEWAPKNVLFHGTPGTGKTMLAKSLSHELQVPLFLVKATSLIGEHVGDGARQIHDLFDAASSCGPAVIFIDEIDAIGLDRKYQSLRGDVSEVVNALLTELDGINPNLGVVTIGATNNPQLLDYALRSRFEEEIEFTLPDENERREILELYIKSMPLPVDTDSKKLASLSKGMSGRDIKERLLKVALHKAISEDQDSVTWENFQYALKHHEKEKNEPKNMFA, from the coding sequence TTGAAACTCAACAACATAACTCCTGATCCAATTGTATCTGAAAAAAAGACCTCCACTGGTCTGGAAGAAATCCGGAAAGAAACCAAGATGGTGGTACTTCAATCCATTGGTTACCCCTTCCTGTGCAACCTGGTGGAGAATCCTAAGATCGAAATATTCGACAATGAACTTTTCGAACTATACGCCCGAGAGCAATGGGTAGGTTACACAGTAAAGGAAGGATCATTCCTTTTTGACCAGAAATTACTCCCCGATTTTGCTTTTAAGGTAATCAAAGCCCACCCAGATGACTCCAGGATAACCCAAAACACTTCCATACTCTTAATGGAAGTGGAAGAGGTTCGTGAGATTAAAAAGATTGAAAGCAACCTTAAAATGAGTGATGTTATTGGCCAGGAACGGGCCAAGACCAAGTGTAAGATCATAACCAAATACTTGCAGGAACCAGAAACCTTCCAGGAATGGGCGCCTAAGAACGTTCTGTTCCATGGTACTCCTGGTACTGGTAAGACCATGCTGGCCAAATCACTATCCCACGAACTTCAAGTTCCCCTTTTCCTGGTTAAAGCCACCAGCCTCATAGGAGAACACGTGGGTGATGGAGCCCGCCAGATACACGACCTTTTCGATGCCGCATCATCCTGTGGGCCTGCAGTTATCTTCATCGATGAAATAGACGCCATTGGCCTCGACCGTAAATACCAGTCCCTTAGGGGTGACGTTTCCGAAGTGGTTAACGCTTTATTAACTGAACTGGACGGCATTAACCCCAACTTAGGTGTGGTCACCATTGGTGCTACCAACAATCCTCAATTACTTGATTATGCCCTAAGAAGCAGGTTCGAAGAGGAAATTGAATTTACCCTCCCTGATGAGAATGAAAGAAGAGAGATCCTGGAACTGTACATAAAATCAATGCCTTTACCAGTTGACACCGACTCGAAGAAACTGGCCAGTCTTTCCAAGGGGATGTCTGGTAGAGACATCAAAGAACGTCTGCTTAAGGTGGCACTGCACAAGGCAATATCTGAGGACCAAGATAGTGTGACTTGGGAAAACTTCCAGTACGCACTGAAACACCATGAAAAAGAGAAAAACGAACCTAAGAACATGTTTGCCTGA
- a CDS encoding glutamyl-tRNA reductase (PFAM: Shikimate / quinate 5-dehydrogenase; Glutamyl-tRNAGlu reductase, N-terminal domain; Glutamyl-tRNAGlu reductase, dimerisation domain~TIGRFAM: glutamyl-tRNA reductase), giving the protein MILNIRIDHKTADISKIEESTSRMDEIFAKIQQEHQVQEFIQIKTCNRAEIYLVMDECPLDYHWNGLVVEKDEKALEHVLKLSCGLESMIIGEDQILGQLRDAYKSSVKTGCSGQVLGTVFTKAIHVGQAVRKKTRINQGSVSIGSAAVNLAESVLGNLKCKKVLVIGAGKMGTLVAKALVEKHLKAIVVANRTYDRAVCLAKELEGSAIHFDRLAESMYDADVIICATGAPHPILTRDKVKASVPPENLKKMVIVDIANPRDIEEDVAQLGVRLYNIDDLRDIADKNRKMREREACEAEKIIAEELQLLETSLRHLEVKPIIGNIRSQAEVIRQRETKKALRMLGDMNGKEKVVDDLTKVVVDRVFYDIIHNLKEAAENDDKAVLEAAKYIFKDETRC; this is encoded by the coding sequence GTGATTCTTAACATCCGGATCGACCATAAAACCGCGGATATCAGTAAAATAGAGGAATCCACCAGTAGGATGGATGAAATATTCGCAAAAATACAACAAGAACACCAGGTGCAGGAGTTTATCCAGATAAAAACATGCAACCGTGCCGAAATTTATTTGGTCATGGATGAATGCCCTCTGGATTACCACTGGAACGGCCTGGTTGTTGAAAAGGATGAAAAAGCCCTTGAACACGTTTTAAAACTTTCATGTGGACTGGAATCCATGATCATTGGCGAGGATCAGATATTGGGCCAGTTAAGGGATGCCTATAAATCGAGTGTCAAAACTGGTTGTAGCGGTCAGGTTTTAGGAACTGTATTCACCAAAGCAATACATGTAGGGCAGGCTGTGCGCAAAAAAACACGTATAAATCAAGGCTCAGTTTCCATAGGTTCTGCGGCAGTGAATCTTGCAGAATCCGTTCTTGGAAATCTTAAGTGTAAAAAAGTGCTGGTTATTGGGGCAGGTAAGATGGGAACCCTGGTGGCTAAAGCCCTGGTGGAAAAGCATCTCAAGGCCATTGTGGTGGCTAACCGTACCTATGACCGGGCAGTGTGTCTTGCTAAGGAACTAGAGGGAAGTGCAATTCATTTTGACCGTCTGGCTGAGTCCATGTATGATGCAGATGTGATCATATGTGCAACCGGAGCTCCTCACCCGATACTTACTCGAGATAAGGTGAAAGCATCTGTCCCTCCTGAAAACCTGAAGAAAATGGTGATTGTGGACATTGCCAATCCAAGGGACATTGAGGAGGATGTGGCTCAGCTGGGAGTGAGACTCTACAACATAGATGATCTCCGGGATATTGCCGATAAAAACAGGAAAATGAGGGAACGCGAGGCATGTGAAGCTGAAAAGATCATTGCTGAAGAGTTACAGCTTTTGGAAACATCCCTGCGGCATCTGGAAGTTAAACCCATTATTGGAAATATCAGATCCCAGGCGGAAGTAATCAGACAAAGAGAAACCAAAAAGGCACTTCGCATGCTGGGAGACATGAACGGTAAGGAAAAAGTGGTAGATGACCTTACCAAAGTGGTTGTTGATCGTGTTTTTTATGATATAATTCATAATTTAAAAGAAGCAGCAGAAAATGATGATAAAGCTGTTTTAGAAGCTGCAAAGTATATTTTTAAGGATGAAACTCGCTGCTAA
- a CDS encoding D-isomer specific 2-hydroxyacid dehydrogenase (PFAM: D-isomer specific 2-hydroxyacid dehydrogenase, NAD binding domain~TIGRFAM: siroheme synthase, N-terminal domain), protein MGWTPLYLEMQDKNVLVVGSGEVGQRRALRFLKSGANVIITAGHPSDELKEVGAIYKPHKELPEWVNWADLVVVASGDPQLNQEVAHLAKNKLINRADHPEEGNLIVPSSFFIKDVQFSIFTQGKSPLMAKELRKRIQAVIQEEDILKMELQHFTRQLLKEKVKGQKTRRDYLYQILNDKKINELLDKGELEEAQAYVTLLLETQV, encoded by the coding sequence ATGGGATGGACTCCCCTCTACCTGGAGATGCAGGATAAAAACGTTCTGGTTGTGGGATCAGGAGAAGTTGGCCAGAGAAGAGCACTCCGTTTCCTTAAATCAGGTGCTAATGTAATAATCACTGCAGGACATCCTTCAGATGAACTGAAAGAAGTGGGAGCCATCTATAAACCGCACAAAGAACTTCCAGAATGGGTTAACTGGGCAGACCTGGTGGTGGTGGCCAGTGGTGATCCCCAGTTAAACCAGGAAGTGGCTCATCTGGCTAAAAATAAACTCATTAACCGTGCTGACCATCCCGAAGAAGGTAACCTCATTGTTCCATCATCTTTTTTTATTAAAGATGTGCAGTTTTCCATATTCACCCAGGGAAAAAGTCCACTGATGGCCAAAGAGTTGCGAAAACGTATTCAGGCTGTGATTCAAGAAGAAGACATCTTAAAGATGGAACTGCAACATTTCACCCGCCAGTTACTGAAAGAAAAAGTGAAAGGTCAGAAAACCCGTCGTGATTATTTATACCAAATATTAAATGACAAGAAGATTAATGAACTTTTAGATAAAGGTGAACTGGAAGAAGCCCAGGCTTACGTTACCTTACTTCTGGAAACCCAAGTTTGA
- a CDS encoding putative methanogenesis marker domain 9 (TIGRFAM: putative methanogenesis marker domain 9) has protein sequence MVWEDSPSHVCRGGDKRALTFCCPPVKPCPIVFALEEAKITPQEYIEIKQKFGEKTRLGEAEGTCFGSLVWCCKPSKPCPLRDMVLRRIDMSHEEYMDLKHQLSQELVGHEPTNNEESIKALSDTFDVSKEEASQVLSECGNDLKTAIKVLRMKNLEL, from the coding sequence ATGGTCTGGGAAGATTCACCATCACATGTATGTCGAGGAGGAGATAAAAGAGCCTTAACATTCTGTTGCCCTCCTGTTAAACCTTGTCCTATTGTATTCGCTCTTGAAGAAGCTAAAATAACTCCTCAAGAGTACATTGAAATTAAACAGAAATTTGGAGAGAAGACCCGTCTTGGTGAGGCGGAAGGAACCTGTTTCGGATCCCTGGTATGGTGTTGTAAACCATCCAAACCATGTCCACTGCGAGACATGGTGTTGCGCAGAATTGATATGAGCCATGAAGAATACATGGATTTAAAACACCAGTTATCACAAGAACTGGTAGGTCATGAACCTACAAACAATGAAGAAAGTATAAAAGCTCTTTCTGATACATTTGATGTTTCTAAAGAAGAAGCATCCCAGGTCCTTTCAGAGTGCGGCAACGATCTGAAAACTGCCATTAAGGTTCTCAGAATGAAAAACCTGGAATTATAA